A genome region from Ignavibacteriota bacterium includes the following:
- a CDS encoding T9SS type A sorting domain-containing protein, producing the protein MKQLLPIIVTLLFHSIFCVNIHAADIIAKIKIVGVSVGMKNAHPNLYQSTTTGLPNFGRGSHVYLEAKAQHGTSIIKNIPVASATWAILSAPDGSSATIIPTDSATGLYGLSALFISDVIGSYEVRLDVITDSGNASTTMWLNAANYVGAGKIIDDTPNFPECSMCHSGQLTNHYDSWKTTGHASIFRKGIDGREGAHYDSNCVRCHTTGYDNSGTAMNDGFDDRATSLGWIFPTILQEGNWDTLKANYPELAKVANIQCESCHGPGSGHGGDISRNKIVKSFSADVCGMCHDAPGDYKKTLEWKTSAHAKAVGEPDDIEGMNKPACAICHTTQGFVLERIGGKPTAAPYVDAHGINCIACHDPHSKQFPHQVRKPLAELCTECHMTNLSAGELHHSTQGPMIAGVLGVPYTGMPDSGSGKWGGWQLSGYRYANSSHSGLEENCITCHMADSHADSLVGKLGGHTYRVSFEDENETEIINPKGCEDCHGVVSVEFVERSQNKVKSLLEQLRLLLPHKATGDTTQPLPPGDISLSQLQKAASYNYYFVLNDGSYGVHNHTYATGLLVSSIEQLQIGAGAAPIVAIHDVPNDQGKMVNIHWNKFPAEEFSIDKVISYGVWRKDEMAKTGLTTFSSYKEMFQKGKIGSSYFMNGDVWTFVGSVPAAKQPVYSFDVPTLFDSTISHGMKWTTFYVTGHSTNLYVVYASAPDSGYSLDNLVPTVPVGVGARMVSGGVELRWEISEELDFNYYAVYRGTTPNFIPGEPIGEVTDAMYQDNNVVDGQRYYYKLASFDFSGNQSAYSAELEVNVLDVLENGIPETFALGQNYPNPFNPSTSVKYQVPQTSHVRLIVYNTLGVEVARLVDETLEAGYYTISWDGKDNLGKSVSTGIYLCKMAAGTFTDVKKMIYVK; encoded by the coding sequence ATGAAACAACTTTTACCAATCATTGTTACACTTTTATTTCATTCTATTTTCTGTGTGAATATACACGCTGCTGACATCATTGCCAAAATAAAAATTGTTGGTGTCTCTGTCGGAATGAAGAACGCACACCCCAATCTCTATCAATCAACAACAACGGGGTTGCCGAACTTCGGGCGTGGAAGTCATGTCTATCTCGAAGCGAAAGCGCAGCATGGAACGAGTATTATAAAAAATATCCCCGTGGCAAGCGCAACGTGGGCAATTCTCTCAGCGCCCGATGGTTCTTCCGCAACAATTATTCCGACCGATTCTGCTACAGGCTTGTATGGTCTTTCGGCGTTATTCATCAGCGATGTTATTGGCTCATACGAAGTGCGTCTTGATGTAATCACAGATAGCGGTAATGCCTCAACAACGATGTGGCTTAATGCCGCGAATTATGTCGGCGCAGGAAAAATTATTGATGACACTCCGAACTTTCCGGAATGTTCTATGTGTCATTCCGGTCAGTTGACAAATCATTATGACTCATGGAAAACTACCGGTCATGCCTCAATCTTCAGAAAAGGAATTGATGGGCGCGAGGGAGCCCACTACGACAGCAACTGCGTTCGTTGTCATACAACAGGCTATGATAATTCGGGTACAGCAATGAATGACGGATTCGATGACCGTGCTACTTCGTTAGGTTGGATTTTTCCGACGATACTACAAGAAGGAAATTGGGATACGCTCAAAGCAAATTATCCAGAACTTGCCAAGGTTGCCAATATTCAATGCGAAAGTTGTCACGGACCGGGGAGCGGACACGGCGGGGATATCAGCAGGAATAAAATTGTAAAATCATTTTCTGCCGATGTGTGTGGGATGTGTCATGATGCGCCGGGCGATTATAAGAAAACGCTGGAATGGAAAACCTCGGCACATGCGAAAGCAGTTGGTGAGCCTGATGATATTGAAGGAATGAATAAACCCGCCTGTGCTATTTGCCACACGACGCAAGGTTTTGTGCTGGAACGAATCGGTGGAAAACCAACAGCCGCTCCGTATGTGGATGCTCACGGTATTAACTGCATTGCTTGTCATGACCCGCACAGCAAACAATTCCCGCATCAAGTTCGGAAACCGCTTGCGGAATTATGCACAGAGTGTCACATGACGAATCTCAGTGCCGGCGAACTGCATCATTCAACACAGGGTCCGATGATTGCCGGTGTGCTTGGCGTTCCATATACGGGAATGCCGGATTCCGGCAGCGGAAAGTGGGGCGGTTGGCAACTTAGCGGGTATCGGTATGCAAATTCTTCACACTCCGGTTTGGAGGAAAATTGCATCACGTGTCACATGGCAGATTCCCATGCAGATTCGCTCGTTGGAAAACTTGGAGGGCATACGTACAGAGTTTCATTTGAAGATGAGAACGAAACGGAAATTATTAATCCGAAAGGTTGCGAGGATTGTCATGGTGTCGTTTCGGTGGAATTTGTTGAGCGAAGCCAGAACAAGGTAAAATCACTTCTGGAACAATTACGCCTTCTTTTACCGCATAAGGCAACGGGCGATACAACGCAACCATTACCGCCGGGTGATATTTCTTTGAGTCAACTTCAAAAAGCGGCATCATACAATTATTACTTTGTGTTGAATGACGGAAGTTACGGTGTTCATAACCATACCTACGCGACCGGATTACTTGTATCCTCAATTGAACAACTACAGATAGGCGCTGGCGCCGCTCCGATTGTTGCAATCCACGATGTGCCGAACGACCAAGGGAAGATGGTGAACATTCATTGGAACAAATTCCCCGCAGAAGAATTCAGCATTGATAAGGTCATCAGTTACGGAGTCTGGAGAAAAGACGAGATGGCAAAAACAGGCTTGACTACGTTCAGTTCGTATAAAGAAATGTTCCAAAAAGGAAAAATCGGTTCCAGTTATTTCATGAACGGAGACGTCTGGACATTTGTCGGTAGTGTTCCTGCGGCAAAGCAACCGGTGTACAGTTTCGACGTTCCGACATTATTCGATTCAACAATATCTCATGGAATGAAATGGACCACATTCTACGTGACCGGTCATTCAACGAATCTCTATGTTGTTTATGCCTCTGCGCCGGACAGCGGTTACTCTCTTGATAACCTTGTTCCGACTGTTCCTGTAGGTGTCGGCGCCCGGATGGTAAGCGGCGGAGTGGAATTGCGATGGGAAATTTCTGAAGAACTGGACTTCAACTATTATGCAGTCTATCGCGGAACGACCCCGAACTTTATCCCCGGCGAGCCAATCGGTGAAGTGACTGATGCAATGTATCAGGACAATAATGTTGTTGATGGTCAACGGTATTATTACAAACTTGCTTCGTTCGATTTCTCCGGGAATCAAAGTGCGTACTCAGCCGAGTTGGAAGTGAATGTTCTTGATGTTTTGGAAAACGGAATACCGGAAACGTTCGCTCTCGGGCAGAACTATCCGAACCCGTTCAATCCGTCAACATCTGTGAAGTATCAGGTTCCTCAAACGTCGCACGTTCGACTCATCGTGTATAACACGCTGGGTGTTGAAGTAGCACGTTTGGTGGATGAAACACTTGAGGCAGGATACTACACAATCAGTTGGGATGGAAAAGATAATCTTGGTAAGTCGGTCAGCACCGGAATTTATCTCTGCAAGATGGCAGCCGGGACGTTTACCGATGTGAAGAAGATGATATATGTGAAGTGA
- a CDS encoding response regulator transcription factor — MNTTSHITILLADDHPVYRKGLRDIINEEPAMNVVGETGEGDRVIPLVRERHPDILFLDLSLPGMDGMEIAEQISLNKLPVKVIILTMHNEEGTFNKALDFGVYGYMLKDCAPNYIIDAIKKVHRGEQFICPHISEYLLRRHATAKKILKQTPSLTDLTETERKILKLISLEKTSQQIADMLFISIRTVDTHRSHICEKLNIHGCNALLKFAIENRSSL; from the coding sequence ATGAACACAACCTCTCATATTACTATCCTTCTCGCCGATGACCACCCCGTCTATCGGAAAGGTCTTCGTGATATTATTAATGAAGAACCGGCGATGAACGTCGTCGGTGAAACGGGCGAGGGAGACCGAGTCATTCCGCTTGTTCGCGAGCGACATCCCGATATTCTTTTTCTTGACCTCAGTTTACCCGGGATGGATGGAATGGAAATCGCCGAACAAATCTCCCTCAACAAATTGCCCGTGAAAGTTATCATTCTCACCATGCACAACGAAGAAGGAACGTTCAACAAGGCATTAGACTTTGGCGTATATGGGTATATGTTAAAAGATTGTGCGCCAAATTATATTATTGATGCCATCAAAAAAGTTCATCGGGGCGAACAATTTATCTGCCCGCATATTTCTGAATACCTCCTTCGCCGTCATGCAACAGCAAAGAAGATTCTCAAACAAACTCCATCGCTCACCGACCTTACAGAAACGGAACGAAAAATTCTCAAACTTATTTCGCTCGAAAAAACCAGCCAGCAAATTGCCGATATGTTGTTCATCAGCATCCGAACTGTTGATACCCATCGCAGTCACATCTGCGAGAAACTGAATATCCACGGGTGTAATGCGTTGCTGAAGTTTGCTATCGAGAACAGGTCATCGTTGTGA
- a CDS encoding response regulator transcription factor, with product MMIVDDNDSVRKAIRHTLNDYADKIIECSDGTEAVQLYPMVHPDWVLMDIVMKTMDGFAATSEIKKKDANARVIIVTQYNDIGYKEKAKSVGAVGFVNKELLEEMHTIMQSEKEPR from the coding sequence GTGATGATCGTTGACGACAATGACAGCGTCAGAAAAGCTATACGACACACACTGAACGATTATGCTGATAAAATTATCGAGTGTAGCGATGGAACTGAAGCCGTTCAATTGTACCCGATGGTTCATCCCGATTGGGTGCTGATGGATATTGTCATGAAAACAATGGATGGTTTTGCCGCCACAAGTGAAATTAAAAAAAAAGACGCAAATGCAAGAGTCATAATCGTGACTCAGTATAACGACATCGGATACAAAGAAAAAGCGAAATCTGTTGGCGCTGTTGGTTTTGTGAATAAAGAATTACTCGAAGAGATGCACACTATTATGCAGAGTGAGAAAGAGCCGAGATGA
- a CDS encoding YHYH protein, translating to MKKFVLCVLLLFSSRCFSQSITPDVTSWYLNLTGATGYNSLPANVQSVKYSNDYVYVSCSGIPAYTIGPWPGNPNQASNQNFVFKIARSPQVNSGTKTATPLGHIAVLVNGVALFNPKDAMSYNNQNVWHQNAVVVEGPSMDNCLGHPQQQGEYHHHQNPPCLYTASGSEHSPVIGYAFDGFPIYGAYAFANTDGSGGITRVRTSYRKRNITTRTTLPDGSTASQPGPNVSATYPLGYYVEDFEYVSGLGHLDEYNGRFAVTPEYPEGTYAYYATLDSAGNTEYPYFLGSSFYGVVIAGNTGPGGGHVTISEAVQTFRGVVAYDSSFMLDEDASVSFSLSGQASGGLTMTFAVIDSPNHGTLTGTLPSVTYHPEANYSGTDNFQFTVNAATVWDTGAITLTINAVDDSLLPGQFHVNSEWNIISVPSFVNDYSTSLLFPTATSAAFSFNNGYEQNDTLVNGKGYWVKFDSSQVLSLGDSILTADTINVVAGWNLIGTIGTSVTTSSLETIPPEILSSGFFGYNVGYASSTVLEPGKGYWVKSSQEGQLVITSALRSKALMK from the coding sequence ATGAAAAAATTTGTTCTTTGTGTTCTTCTTCTTTTTTCTTCACGCTGCTTTTCACAAAGCATTACGCCTGATGTCACTTCGTGGTATTTGAATCTAACGGGCGCGACCGGTTACAATAGTTTGCCGGCGAATGTTCAATCCGTGAAATATTCCAACGACTATGTGTATGTTTCCTGTTCGGGAATTCCGGCGTACACCATCGGTCCTTGGCCCGGCAATCCGAATCAGGCATCTAATCAAAATTTCGTGTTTAAGATTGCACGCTCACCGCAAGTCAATTCAGGAACAAAAACCGCAACACCGCTCGGACATATTGCCGTGCTGGTGAACGGCGTTGCATTGTTCAATCCAAAAGATGCGATGTCATACAACAATCAAAATGTCTGGCATCAGAATGCAGTTGTTGTGGAAGGACCTTCGATGGATAATTGTCTCGGCCATCCGCAACAGCAGGGAGAATATCATCACCACCAAAACCCGCCATGTTTATACACAGCATCGGGCAGTGAACATTCGCCTGTCATCGGCTACGCGTTCGATGGCTTCCCGATTTACGGCGCATACGCATTTGCAAACACCGATGGCTCTGGCGGAATCACCCGCGTACGAACAAGTTACCGCAAACGAAACATCACCACGAGAACGACTCTGCCGGATGGTTCAACGGCATCTCAACCGGGACCGAATGTCTCGGCGACATATCCGCTCGGTTATTACGTGGAGGATTTTGAATACGTCTCTGGCTTGGGACACTTAGACGAATACAACGGACGCTTTGCCGTCACGCCGGAGTATCCCGAAGGAACGTACGCGTATTATGCAACACTCGACTCGGCAGGAAACACGGAATACCCGTACTTTCTCGGTTCTTCATTCTACGGAGTTGTCATTGCAGGAAATACCGGACCCGGCGGCGGGCATGTTACAATTTCAGAAGCGGTGCAAACGTTTCGCGGAGTTGTGGCATACGATTCCTCATTCATGCTGGATGAAGATGCCTCCGTTTCGTTTTCTCTTTCCGGGCAGGCGAGCGGCGGTCTCACGATGACATTCGCAGTCATTGACTCTCCAAATCATGGAACATTGACTGGCACACTTCCTTCAGTAACGTATCACCCGGAGGCAAATTATTCCGGTACTGACAATTTCCAATTTACAGTGAATGCCGCGACTGTTTGGGATACGGGAGCCATCACTCTCACCATCAATGCAGTAGATGATTCACTTCTCCCCGGACAATTTCACGTCAACAGTGAATGGAATATTATTTCCGTTCCGTCGTTCGTCAATGATTATTCAACGTCTCTCCTCTTTCCGACTGCCACGTCTGCAGCATTCTCCTTCAATAACGGATACGAACAAAACGACACACTGGTAAACGGCAAAGGTTACTGGGTGAAATTCGATAGTTCACAGGTACTTTCTCTCGGCGACAGTATTCTTACTGCCGACACCATTAATGTTGTAGCCGGATGGAATCTCATCGGAACTATCGGAACATCCGTTACAACAAGTTCTCTTGAAACAATTCCTCCGGAAATTCTTTCATCAGGATTTTTCGGATACAACGTCGGCTACGCTTCGAGCACAGTTCTTGAACCCGGAAAAGGATATTGGGTGAAGTCGAGTCAGGAGGGACAATTGGTCATTACTTCTGCACTCAGGTCAAAGGCATTGATGAAATAG
- a CDS encoding glycosyl hydrolase, whose amino-acid sequence MKKHFSLLLICLSLVSFFALSSPPDEKEKPKDPLASETFGGLKFRSIGPALMSGRISSIAVNPNDYSNYYLGVASGGVWKTTNAGTTFSPIFDGEGSFSIGCVTLDPNNPLVVWVGTGENNSQRSVSWGDGIYRSEDGGKSWKNLGLKKSEHIARILVDPRNSNIIFAAAQGPLWGPGGDRGLYKSTDAGTTWKAILTVDENTGVSDLVFDPKNSDVMYASSYQRRRHVWTLINGGPGSAIHKSTDGGTTWTKLKNGLPSVDMGRIGLAISPVDNRVLYAIIEAAQRKGGVFRSTDHGANWEKRSDYVSGSPQYYQTIYCDPKDVDRVYSMDVLLQVSDDGGKTFTRLGEKSKHVDNHAMWINPTNTNHYIVGSDGGLYESFDRGQNWNYKANLPITQFYDVCVDNSSPFYYIYGGTQDNSTLGGPSRTRNASGITNADWFITTGGDGFQSRVDPEDPNIVYSESQYGRLVRYDRRTGEEIGIQPQPAKGEPGLRWNWDSPLIISPHKHTRLYFAANILFKSDDRGDTWKPVSGDLTRQIDRNTLEVMGKVWGVDAVAKNASTSLYGNCTALSESPLKEGMLVVGTDDGLIHVTENDGATWTKYEKFPEVPERTFVTRILTSQHNVQTIYATFDNHKNADFAPYILKSTDAGKSWQSIKANLPTTGPVLAIAEDHVNANLLFVGTEYGVFFTIDGGKKWIQMKSGLPTIAVRDIAIQKRENDLVLATFGRGFYVLDNYTPLRTLKTEDLNQEAKTFAVKDAMMYILAYPLGGSKKATQGESYYTASNPAFGATFTYFLKDALKTKKEIRQEAEKEAEKSKQPVKYPTWEELRAEDTEEAPSMILVITDKEGNIVRRLPAANSKGINRVTWDLRYPLPMLSSPPPPGSDDEPEGGPLVMPGQFTATLYKRVAGVMTQLGEPQTFSVYVHEQQNMKADDRTLLVAFQQKVNRLQRALYGTNQVANELKSRLGSIKKAIQETPASTDNLMPTALSIETQLTAILRNLQGDGTLRSRNENSPPSISERINRIVDDERMSTSPPTQTHRDAYTIAGNEFAEELQKLQTLIKVDVANLEKALETIGAPYTPGRLPEWKME is encoded by the coding sequence ATGAAAAAACACTTCTCCCTCCTTCTCATTTGCTTATCACTCGTTTCGTTCTTTGCTCTCTCATCACCGCCGGACGAAAAAGAGAAACCAAAAGACCCGCTCGCTTCGGAAACATTCGGCGGCTTGAAGTTCCGTTCTATTGGACCCGCGCTTATGTCGGGAAGAATTTCTTCCATCGCAGTCAACCCGAATGATTACTCGAACTATTATCTCGGAGTTGCATCGGGTGGAGTATGGAAAACCACAAACGCAGGCACAACCTTCTCTCCCATCTTCGATGGCGAAGGTTCGTTCTCTATCGGTTGCGTTACGCTCGACCCAAACAACCCGCTCGTTGTCTGGGTCGGAACGGGAGAGAACAACAGTCAACGAAGCGTCTCGTGGGGCGATGGAATTTATCGCTCGGAAGACGGAGGGAAATCTTGGAAAAATCTGGGATTGAAAAAATCGGAACACATCGCCCGCATTCTTGTTGACCCGCGAAACAGCAACATCATTTTCGCGGCGGCGCAAGGTCCGCTCTGGGGACCGGGCGGCGACCGCGGTCTGTATAAAAGCACGGATGCCGGCACAACGTGGAAAGCAATTCTTACGGTTGATGAAAACACAGGCGTCAGCGACCTCGTGTTCGACCCGAAAAATTCCGACGTGATGTATGCCTCTTCGTATCAACGGCGGCGGCATGTATGGACATTAATTAACGGCGGACCCGGTTCTGCAATTCATAAATCCACCGACGGCGGAACGACATGGACAAAACTGAAAAACGGTTTGCCTTCCGTTGATATGGGGAGAATCGGTCTGGCGATTTCTCCGGTTGATAACCGCGTTCTCTACGCAATCATCGAAGCCGCGCAACGTAAAGGGGGCGTGTTCCGTTCGACCGACCACGGAGCCAACTGGGAAAAACGGAGTGACTATGTTTCCGGCAGTCCGCAATATTATCAAACAATCTACTGCGACCCGAAAGATGTTGACCGCGTCTATTCGATGGATGTGTTGTTGCAAGTTTCGGATGATGGAGGAAAAACATTTACACGACTCGGAGAAAAATCGAAGCATGTGGATAATCATGCAATGTGGATTAACCCGACGAACACAAACCACTACATCGTCGGGAGCGACGGCGGCTTGTACGAAAGTTTTGACCGCGGGCAAAACTGGAACTACAAAGCGAATCTGCCTATCACACAATTTTATGATGTCTGCGTTGATAACTCATCACCGTTCTATTATATCTATGGAGGCACACAGGATAACTCAACACTCGGCGGACCATCACGAACGCGCAACGCATCGGGAATTACCAACGCCGATTGGTTCATCACCACCGGCGGCGATGGTTTCCAATCACGTGTTGACCCGGAAGATCCGAACATCGTCTATAGTGAAAGTCAATACGGCAGACTCGTCCGTTACGATCGTCGCACAGGAGAAGAAATCGGCATTCAACCACAACCGGCAAAAGGTGAACCGGGCTTGCGATGGAACTGGGATTCGCCGCTCATTATCAGCCCGCACAAACATACAAGATTATATTTCGCCGCAAACATACTTTTCAAAAGCGATGACAGAGGCGACACATGGAAACCTGTCAGCGGAGATTTGACACGACAGATTGACCGCAACACGCTCGAAGTAATGGGAAAAGTGTGGGGCGTTGATGCTGTGGCGAAGAATGCTTCAACATCGTTGTACGGAAATTGTACCGCGCTTTCCGAGTCTCCGTTGAAAGAAGGAATGTTAGTGGTCGGGACGGATGACGGATTAATTCACGTAACGGAAAACGATGGCGCAACGTGGACGAAGTACGAAAAATTTCCTGAAGTTCCGGAGAGAACATTTGTTACGCGTATTCTTACCTCTCAGCATAATGTTCAAACAATCTACGCTACGTTTGATAATCATAAAAATGCTGACTTCGCTCCGTACATTTTGAAGAGTACCGATGCGGGAAAATCGTGGCAATCCATCAAAGCGAATCTCCCGACAACCGGACCCGTGCTTGCAATTGCGGAAGACCATGTGAACGCAAACCTGTTGTTTGTCGGAACGGAGTACGGTGTGTTCTTCACGATTGACGGCGGGAAGAAATGGATTCAAATGAAAAGCGGTTTGCCGACCATTGCCGTGCGCGACATCGCAATTCAGAAGCGGGAAAATGATTTGGTGCTTGCAACGTTCGGGCGCGGATTTTATGTGCTTGATAATTACACGCCGTTGAGAACACTCAAGACGGAAGATTTGAATCAGGAAGCAAAAACATTCGCTGTGAAAGATGCGATGATGTACATCCTCGCCTATCCGCTTGGCGGCTCGAAAAAGGCAACGCAGGGCGAATCGTATTACACTGCTTCGAATCCCGCGTTCGGTGCGACGTTCACATACTTTTTGAAAGACGCGTTGAAGACGAAAAAGGAAATCAGACAGGAAGCAGAAAAAGAAGCGGAGAAAAGTAAACAGCCGGTGAAATATCCGACGTGGGAAGAACTTCGCGCGGAAGATACGGAAGAAGCCCCTTCAATGATTTTGGTCATTACTGATAAAGAGGGAAACATTGTACGCAGATTACCTGCCGCAAATTCTAAAGGCATTAATCGCGTTACATGGGATTTGCGCTATCCCTTGCCGATGCTCTCATCTCCTCCGCCACCCGGTAGCGACGACGAACCGGAGGGCGGTCCGCTTGTGATGCCGGGGCAATTTACTGCAACGTTGTATAAACGTGTTGCAGGCGTAATGACACAACTCGGTGAGCCACAAACTTTTTCCGTCTATGTTCATGAACAGCAGAACATGAAAGCCGATGACCGAACATTATTGGTTGCGTTCCAACAAAAGGTGAACCGATTACAACGTGCATTGTATGGAACAAATCAGGTTGCGAATGAATTGAAATCCCGGCTTGGTTCCATCAAAAAAGCAATACAGGAAACTCCTGCTTCGACAGACAACCTTATGCCGACTGCGCTATCAATTGAAACACAACTTACAGCAATTCTGCGGAACTTGCAGGGAGATGGAACACTTCGTTCACGAAATGAAAATTCTCCACCATCCATCAGCGAGCGAATCAATCGCATTGTTGATGATGAGCGGATGTCCACTTCCCCGCCGACACAGACACATAGAGATGCTTATACAATTGCAGGAAATGAATTCGCCGAAGAACTTCAGAAACTTCAAACACTCATCAAGGTCGATGTAGCAAATCTGGAAAAAGCGCTTGAAACAATCGGTGCGCCGTACACTCCGGGAAGATTGCCGGAGTGGAAGATGGAATAA
- a CDS encoding radical SAM protein produces METIYNLIKLNKLIRSHRIKFSSVLLAHHLKLRHLFLRFDPVMACNLRCTMCYFSNDEYRTQIKGVFTESEIERIASLFFSKTVQLVIGCGTEPTLYKHYPNLVAIGREYHVPFIGFTTNGQLLNANAIEQFIKHKLDELTISIHGVKKDTYEQFMVHSSFETLQNVLALIDEIKRKHDSMLPHLRINYTVNSDNIFELSDFFSVFGQYNIKTLQIRPIIDFVGLYRTLLQPKHIQKYNAIINKLAGECKRKTITFLANTVDPAYSNTNYSSVILQAVRRHITPQIVWQSDFDWKNETYEEYCKRTHYSKHLLNLIFSNIDEVRKYNAGHWGEHSVKYDVIR; encoded by the coding sequence TTGGAAACAATCTATAATCTAATTAAACTCAACAAACTGATTCGAAGCCACAGAATAAAGTTCAGTTCTGTTTTACTGGCCCACCATCTTAAGCTCCGCCATTTGTTTCTTCGTTTTGATCCGGTGATGGCATGCAACCTTCGATGCACGATGTGCTATTTTAGTAACGATGAATACCGTACGCAAATCAAAGGTGTTTTTACTGAATCTGAAATAGAACGGATTGCATCATTGTTTTTTTCTAAAACTGTTCAGCTTGTTATTGGGTGTGGCACTGAACCTACGTTATATAAACACTATCCTAACCTTGTTGCTATTGGTAGAGAGTATCACGTACCATTTATTGGCTTTACTACAAACGGTCAACTACTTAATGCTAATGCTATTGAACAATTCATCAAACATAAACTTGATGAACTTACAATTTCTATCCACGGAGTGAAGAAAGATACATACGAACAGTTTATGGTTCATTCCTCTTTCGAGACACTTCAAAATGTTCTTGCACTCATTGATGAAATTAAAAGAAAACACGATTCAATGTTACCACATCTGCGCATTAACTACACTGTCAACTCAGATAACATTTTCGAACTTTCCGATTTTTTTTCTGTTTTCGGTCAATACAATATCAAAACCCTTCAAATACGACCAATCATAGATTTTGTCGGTTTGTACCGTACTCTTTTACAACCCAAGCATATTCAGAAATACAACGCGATAATAAATAAATTAGCTGGTGAGTGTAAGCGGAAGACAATAACGTTTCTGGCAAATACTGTTGACCCAGCATACAGTAATACAAACTACTCCAGTGTAATTTTACAAGCAGTACGACGACATATTACACCGCAAATAGTCTGGCAGTCAGACTTTGATTGGAAAAATGAGACATATGAAGAATATTGCAAACGGACTCATTACAGCAAACACCTCCTGAACCTCATTTTTTCCAATATTGATGAAGTGCGTAAATACAATGCGGGCCATTGGGGAGAACATTCAGTCAAATATGATGTTATCAGATAA
- a CDS encoding T9SS type A sorting domain-containing protein translates to MKFYQIFAFTMIMLINVAFSQEQPQSLPDVVSEEEAEFSETGMYDDEETTIPFFTGTTEPFGRVLIAATSPTLVSVVEDEGTEESTESVKPVVFALYENYPNPFNPSTVIRYQLPVTSLVTLKVYNALGQEVVTLIEELQEAGFHSVDFDATNLGSGIYVYRLQAGTFADQKKMILVK, encoded by the coding sequence ATGAAGTTCTATCAGATTTTTGCTTTTACGATGATAATGCTTATCAACGTTGCATTCAGTCAAGAACAACCACAATCGCTACCGGATGTTGTGTCGGAAGAAGAAGCGGAATTTTCAGAAACGGGTATGTACGATGATGAAGAGACCACGATTCCTTTCTTCACCGGAACAACAGAACCATTCGGGCGCGTGCTGATTGCCGCGACTTCCCCTACTTTGGTATCAGTTGTTGAAGATGAAGGAACAGAAGAGTCAACCGAATCGGTGAAGCCAGTTGTGTTTGCCTTGTATGAGAATTATCCCAATCCGTTCAATCCCTCAACCGTTATTCGTTATCAGTTACCTGTTACAAGTTTGGTAACACTGAAAGTGTACAACGCGCTTGGTCAAGAAGTGGTAACACTCATCGAAGAACTACAGGAGGCAGGCTTCCATTCTGTTGATTTCGATGCAACGAATCTTGGTAGTGGAATATATGTGTATCGTTTGCAAGCCGGAACGTTCGCTGACCAAAAGAAGATGATTCTGGTCAAATAG